A genomic region of Fibrobacter sp. contains the following coding sequences:
- a CDS encoding 6-phosphofructokinase — translation MAKLHGKAVVAQGGGPTAVINQSLVGVVLESRKFDNIENIYGAIHGVRGIVNEDFLDLTQATTHNLEMVARTPSSGMLSTRDKPDEEYCKKIFDVLKAHDVRYFYYCGGNDSADTCRIVNENAQKAGYELRVVHIPKTIDNDLLVTDHCPGFGSAGLFVSQAFAGINLDNRSIPGIYIGVIMGRNAGFLTATSIFAKKFPDDGPHLIYMPEVAFDKEKFLADVDRIYKENGRCVIAVSEGICDVNKEPIITALTKNMEKDAHGNVQLSGTGALGDALADLIKTELKIKRVRTDTFGYLQRSYLGTVSQIDANEAREVGEKAVQFSVWNNVDGSVAIKRTGDYSVEYFLTPLKTVARNTKSMPPEFIDAKNSTVTTAFKNYARPLIGAMPQYDRISAPRVEKILNRC, via the coding sequence GTGGCAAAGTTACATGGTAAGGCAGTTGTCGCTCAGGGGGGCGGCCCGACCGCGGTAATTAACCAGAGTCTGGTTGGAGTTGTTCTGGAATCGCGGAAATTTGATAATATTGAGAATATTTACGGCGCCATCCATGGTGTACGAGGCATTGTTAACGAGGATTTCCTTGATCTTACACAGGCTACGACACATAATCTTGAAATGGTTGCCCGTACTCCATCCTCAGGGATGCTCTCTACGCGTGACAAACCTGATGAAGAATACTGTAAGAAAATATTCGATGTGCTGAAAGCTCACGATGTGCGTTACTTTTATTATTGTGGTGGGAACGATTCAGCGGATACCTGCCGTATTGTCAACGAAAATGCCCAGAAGGCAGGGTATGAGCTCAGAGTGGTACACATTCCAAAAACAATTGATAATGACCTTCTGGTTACAGACCACTGTCCCGGTTTCGGTTCTGCAGGTCTTTTTGTGAGCCAGGCATTTGCCGGAATCAACCTCGACAACAGGAGTATTCCGGGTATCTATATCGGTGTGATTATGGGCAGAAACGCAGGATTTCTCACTGCGACGAGCATTTTCGCCAAAAAATTCCCCGATGATGGACCTCATCTGATATATATGCCTGAAGTTGCCTTTGACAAAGAAAAATTCCTGGCTGATGTGGATCGTATCTATAAAGAGAACGGCCGTTGTGTAATCGCCGTGTCTGAGGGTATCTGTGATGTCAACAAAGAGCCGATTATAACCGCTCTTACAAAGAACATGGAAAAAGATGCCCACGGGAATGTACAGCTCTCAGGCACAGGTGCACTGGGTGATGCTCTGGCAGACCTCATTAAAACAGAATTGAAGATAAAACGGGTGAGAACCGACACTTTCGGATATCTTCAGAGAAGTTACCTGGGTACCGTTTCCCAGATCGATGCCAATGAGGCGCGTGAAGTGGGAGAGAAAGCTGTTCAGTTTTCTGTTTGGAACAATGTCGATGGTAGCGTGGCTATCAAACGTACGGGTGATTATTCTGTGGAGTATTTCCTTACTCCTCTCAAGACTGTTGCCCGCAATACAAAGTCGATGCCGCCTGAATTCATCGATGCCAAGAATTCAACTGTTACAACGGCCTTTAAAAATTACGCCCGGCCGCTTATCGGGGCGATGCCGCAGTATGATAGGATTTCCGCTCCAAGGGTGGAAAAAATCCTTAACAGATGTTAA
- a CDS encoding DUF1189 family protein — protein sequence MSFFEQLHRSIVDPPFYKEILAASKGFIVRFLLQLLLLTAFLTSVSQVYYMIDEQRGITKRLEAAFPGTEIVDGKLLTSLPTPYVPPAYLILPVLDLLFGVPSVFDNDTDSMLILDTSAVSGYSMKVPAIVMKSENMIVFLNAETSVSVPYKQVLLGNNNLKFTSEHIKAFILKNLFGFLILCFFSNLAQSTFMLVFSISFLAIAAYLFRVERERGIGHYIRAACFAVSPICVGSIMIGLSGVKLYWTWHILIFISTIVMFRAVVATGNNSNKSGDLL from the coding sequence TTGAGTTTTTTTGAACAACTGCACAGAAGTATAGTCGATCCTCCCTTTTACAAAGAAATTCTTGCAGCAAGCAAGGGATTCATCGTCCGCTTTTTATTGCAGCTTCTTCTCCTTACAGCTTTTCTGACCAGTGTCTCTCAGGTTTATTATATGATAGATGAGCAGAGGGGTATTACAAAACGCCTTGAGGCTGCCTTTCCGGGCACTGAAATTGTAGATGGCAAGCTGCTGACCAGTCTGCCTACTCCCTATGTGCCTCCGGCATATCTTATTCTGCCTGTATTGGATCTTTTGTTCGGTGTTCCCAGTGTCTTTGATAACGATACTGACTCCATGCTGATTCTCGATACTTCTGCAGTTTCCGGATACTCTATGAAGGTACCTGCAATCGTTATGAAATCAGAAAACATGATCGTTTTTCTCAACGCTGAAACATCAGTAAGTGTTCCCTACAAGCAGGTTCTTCTGGGTAATAACAATCTTAAATTTACATCAGAACATATCAAAGCTTTTATTCTGAAAAATCTGTTCGGTTTCTTGATATTGTGTTTTTTTTCTAATCTCGCGCAGAGCACATTTATGCTTGTTTTCAGTATCTCGTTTCTGGCAATAGCTGCATATCTTTTCAGGGTTGAGCGTGAGCGTGGAATAGGGCATTACATCAGGGCTGCCTGCTTTGCAGTTTCACCGATTTGTGTTGGAAGTATTATGATCGGATTATCCGGAGTAAAACTGTACTGGACATGGCATATTCTTATCTTTATTTCTACCATTGTCATGTTCAGGGCGGTAGTGGCAACAGGGAACAATTCAAACAAATCTGGAGATTTGTTATGA